The Schistocerca gregaria isolate iqSchGreg1 chromosome 4, iqSchGreg1.2, whole genome shotgun sequence genome contains a region encoding:
- the LOC126267550 gene encoding uncharacterized protein LOC126267550 isoform X2, whose translation MNKFLVMFAMVLVVALCVSPLWASAEADHHGGGHQGGYHQGGSHQGGYHQGGSHQGQHHGGGSSHHDSHHGGGGYDSHHGHHG comes from the exons ATGAACAAGTTCTTG GTGATGTTTGCCATGGTGCTGGTGGTGGCGCTGTGTGTATCACCACTGTGGGCCAGTGCTGAGGCAGACCACCATGGTGGCGGCCAccaagggggctaccaccaagggGGCTCCCAccaagggggctaccaccaagggGGCTCCCACCAGGGCCAGCACCACGGTGGGGGAAGCAGCCACCACGACTCTCACCATGGCGGTGGTGGCTATGACTCTCACCACGGCCACCACGGCTGA
- the LOC126267550 gene encoding uncharacterized protein LOC126267550 isoform X1, with translation MNKFLVMFAMVLVVALCVSPLWASAEADHHGGGHQGGYHQGGSHQGGYHQGGSHQGQHHGGGSSHHDSHHGGGGYDSHHGHHG, from the exons ATGAACAAGTTTCTG GTGATGTTTGCCATGGTGCTGGTGGTGGCGCTGTGTGTATCACCACTGTGGGCCAGTGCTGAGGCAGACCACCATGGTGGCGGCCAccaagggggctaccaccaagggGGCTCCCAccaagggggctaccaccaagggGGCTCCCACCAGGGCCAGCACCACGGTGGGGGAAGCAGCCACCACGACTCTCACCATGGCGGTGGTGGCTATGACTCTCACCACGGCCACCACGGCTGA